A window of the Streptococcus sp. 116-D4 genome harbors these coding sequences:
- the queE gene encoding 7-carboxy-7-deazaguanine synthase QueE, with amino-acid sequence MTRERVLKLPVLEIFGPTFQGEGRAIGQKTMFVRTAGCDYHCDWCDSAFTWDGSEKPTRMTADEVIAALDKLGSYDYVTLSGGNPAILAANMAELVTKLKERGVTLAVETQGSRWQNWLKDIDQVTLSPKPPSSKMEVNFETLDFIVSQLDPDQVTFKIPVFDDADLAFAKGIQERYQPDVLFLSAGNPEPKATGNIVQDQLDRLKELWERVATDDSWGNVRVLPQLHTLLYDNQRGV; translated from the coding sequence ATGACTAGGGAACGTGTCCTCAAACTACCAGTTCTAGAAATTTTTGGCCCAACCTTTCAAGGTGAAGGTCGTGCAATTGGTCAGAAAACCATGTTTGTCCGCACTGCTGGTTGTGACTACCACTGCGACTGGTGCGACTCCGCCTTTACTTGGGATGGCTCTGAAAAGCCAACTCGTATGACTGCTGACGAAGTCATTGCTGCCTTGGATAAATTAGGGAGCTACGACTATGTCACCCTATCTGGGGGTAATCCTGCTATCCTAGCAGCCAACATGGCCGAATTGGTCACCAAGCTCAAGGAACGCGGTGTCACCCTTGCTGTCGAGACTCAAGGTTCTCGCTGGCAAAATTGGTTAAAAGATATCGACCAAGTCACTCTAAGCCCCAAACCTCCTTCATCCAAGATGGAAGTCAACTTTGAGACCTTGGATTTCATCGTTTCCCAACTGGATCCAGACCAAGTCACCTTTAAAATCCCTGTCTTTGATGATGCTGATTTGGCCTTTGCCAAAGGCATTCAAGAACGCTACCAACCCGATGTCCTCTTCTTATCTGCTGGAAACCCTGAGCCCAAGGCCACAGGTAATATTGTCCAAGACCAACTAGACCGGCTCAAAGAACTCTGGGAACGTGTCGCTACTGACGATAGCTGGGGCAATGTCCGCGTCCTTCCTCAACTCCATACCCTCCTCTACGATAACCAACGTGGTGTTTAA
- the queD gene encoding 6-carboxytetrahydropterin synthase QueD → MFFAPKEIKQETGESLVYNPHRTLVSKEFTFDAAHHLFHYEGKCKSLHGHTYHLQIAVSGFLDERGMTYDFGDIKTIYKDYLEPHLDHRYLNETLPYMNTTAENMVYWIFQTMSQELPDERGLRLEYVRLYETPTAFAEFRREWLDD, encoded by the coding sequence ATGTTTTTTGCACCCAAAGAAATCAAACAGGAAACTGGGGAGTCTCTCGTTTACAATCCTCACAGAACCTTGGTATCAAAAGAGTTTACCTTCGATGCTGCCCACCACCTCTTTCACTATGAAGGAAAATGCAAATCCCTACACGGTCACACCTATCATCTGCAAATCGCTGTTAGTGGATTTTTAGATGAGCGTGGTATGACCTACGATTTCGGAGACATCAAAACTATCTACAAGGACTACTTAGAGCCCCACTTGGATCATCGCTATCTCAATGAAACCCTGCCCTACATGAATACGACTGCTGAAAATATGGTTTACTGGATTTTCCAAACCATGAGCCAAGAGTTGCCAGACGAGCGCGGTCTCCGTTTGGAATATGTTCGCCTCTATGAAACTCCTACTGCCTTTGCAGAGTTTAGACGGGAGTGGTTAGATGACTAG
- the queC gene encoding 7-cyano-7-deazaguanine synthase QueC yields MKRQSALVVFSGGQDSTTCLFWAKEHYETVEAVTFAYGQRHHLEIQVAREIAKEQGIRHHILDMSLLGQITENALTSDLEIEQKEGEVPNTFVDGRNHLFLSFAAVLAKQRGIKDIVTGVCETDFSGYPDCRDVFVKSLNVTLNLAMDYDFVIQTPLMWLDKAETWELADQLGAFDYVREKTLTCYNGIIGSGCGDCPACHLRQHGLDVYLSQKGED; encoded by the coding sequence ATGAAACGTCAATCAGCCTTGGTCGTCTTTAGTGGCGGTCAAGATTCTACAACCTGCCTCTTTTGGGCTAAAGAACACTATGAAACTGTTGAAGCCGTTACCTTTGCCTACGGCCAACGTCATCATCTCGAAATTCAAGTCGCTAGAGAAATCGCTAAGGAACAGGGGATTCGTCATCATATCCTAGATATGTCTCTGCTGGGGCAAATCACTGAAAATGCCCTGACCTCTGATCTAGAGATTGAGCAAAAAGAGGGAGAGGTTCCCAATACCTTTGTTGACGGTCGCAACCACCTCTTTCTATCCTTTGCGGCAGTTCTTGCTAAGCAACGAGGTATTAAAGATATCGTAACAGGTGTCTGCGAGACAGACTTCTCAGGCTACCCCGATTGTCGAGATGTCTTTGTCAAATCCCTCAATGTCACCCTCAACCTTGCTATGGATTACGACTTTGTTATCCAAACACCTCTCATGTGGCTAGACAAAGCTGAAACTTGGGAATTAGCTGACCAACTCGGTGCCTTTGACTATGTTCGTGAAAAGACCTTGACCTGCTACAACGGAATTATCGGAAGTGGCTGTGGAGATTGCCCAGCCTGCCACCTACGTCAGCATGGTCTAGATGTTTATCTCTCACAGAAAGGAGAGGACTAA
- the trxA gene encoding thioredoxin, whose translation MAKAITDATFEQETKDGLVLVDFWATWCGPCRMQGPILDKLSEELSEDVLKIVKMDVDENPNTARAFGIMSIPTLLFKKDGQVVKQVAGVHTAEQIKAIVAELS comes from the coding sequence ATGGCAAAAGCAATTACAGATGCAACATTCGAACAAGAAACAAAAGACGGTTTGGTCTTGGTAGACTTCTGGGCAACTTGGTGTGGTCCATGTCGTATGCAAGGTCCAATCTTGGACAAATTGTCTGAAGAGCTTTCAGAAGATGTTTTGAAAATCGTTAAAATGGACGTGGATGAAAATCCAAACACAGCTCGTGCTTTTGGAATCATGTCTATCCCAACTCTTCTCTTCAAAAAAGACGGCCAAGTTGTGAAACAAGTTGCTGGTGTTCACACAGCAGAACAAATCAAGGCCATCGTTGCTGAATTGAGCTAA
- a CDS encoding DUF4649 family protein, producing the protein MIEITYLDASKNERTITFDSYEDFDRSQQACLIGVADYYPVQKLTYNGHDLDYHGTYGDIFFYLKKQDLSQYN; encoded by the coding sequence ATGATTGAAATTACCTATCTAGATGCTAGCAAGAACGAAAGAACTATAACCTTCGATTCTTATGAAGACTTTGATCGTTCACAACAAGCTTGCCTCATCGGCGTCGCAGACTACTACCCTGTCCAAAAATTAACTTATAATGGTCATGATTTGGACTACCATGGGACTTATGGAGATATCTTCTTCTATCTCAAGAAACAAGATTTAAGCCAATATAACTAA
- a CDS encoding MarR family winged helix-turn-helix transcriptional regulator, with amino-acid sequence MTYLEKWFDFNRRQKEIESLLEETIAQQSEQSLTLKEFYLLYYLDLAQEKSLRQIDLPDKLHLSPSAVSRMVARLEAKNCGLLSRRCCDQDRRSSFICLTSDGQKTLASLQKAVEESLETGLDFWV; translated from the coding sequence ATGACCTATTTGGAAAAATGGTTTGACTTCAATCGACGTCAGAAAGAAATTGAAAGTCTCTTGGAAGAGACTATTGCCCAACAGAGCGAGCAAAGTCTGACCTTGAAAGAGTTCTACCTGCTCTACTATCTAGACTTGGCCCAAGAAAAATCTCTACGCCAGATTGACCTGCCAGATAAACTTCATCTGAGCCCGAGCGCTGTTTCTCGGATGGTGGCTCGCTTGGAAGCTAAAAATTGCGGTCTACTTAGTCGTAGGTGTTGTGATCAAGATCGACGCTCTAGCTTTATCTGCCTGACAAGCGATGGGCAAAAGACACTGGCCTCTCTACAAAAAGCTGTCGAAGAAAGCTTGGAAACTGGTTTGGATTTCTGGGTTTAA
- a CDS encoding CidA/LrgA family protein, with protein MKLYVQLMILFVISLIGEGISSFFHLPIPGSIIGLIILFLALQFKWLRTRHVNMVGNFLLANMTILFLPPAVGIMEKFDVIAPYLLPIVLIVFFAAVINIILIALVVQFIKKRYEGDYEERGIK; from the coding sequence ATGAAATTATATGTTCAATTAATGATTCTCTTTGTGATTTCTCTAATCGGAGAGGGAATTTCCAGTTTCTTTCATTTGCCCATCCCCGGCAGTATTATCGGTTTGATTATTCTCTTTCTCGCCCTACAATTCAAGTGGCTGAGAACCAGGCATGTCAACATGGTGGGGAATTTCTTGCTGGCCAATATGACCATTCTCTTTTTGCCACCAGCAGTGGGAATTATGGAAAAGTTTGATGTGATTGCTCCCTATCTTTTGCCCATTGTTTTGATTGTCTTTTTTGCAGCAGTGATTAATATCATCTTGATTGCGCTTGTGGTTCAATTTATCAAAAAACGCTATGAAGGTGACTACGAAGAAAGAGGTATCAAATGA
- a CDS encoding LrgB family protein: MSEFVSNPLFGLALSILAYLVGMLIYRRFPHPLTTPLLLSAIFIIIFLKVTGISYQDYYQGGVYLNNLIVPSTVALGIPLYKSFHLMKHHARSILFGSLLAVIVNTSFTALVAKIFGMDFFLAISLFPKSVTTAMAVGITEKLQGLTTVTLVVVVATGILTSVIGPTLLKWLKIDDPVAVGLALGGTGHAVGTGTAFRYGSVAGAMGGLAIGVTGILYVFVSPIVASLILS, encoded by the coding sequence ATGAGCGAATTTGTTTCCAATCCCCTATTTGGGCTTGCCCTGTCTATTCTAGCCTATCTAGTCGGAATGCTGATTTACAGACGTTTTCCCCATCCATTGACAACGCCCTTGCTTTTGTCAGCCATCTTTATTATCATTTTTCTAAAGGTGACGGGGATATCTTACCAAGATTATTACCAAGGTGGGGTTTATCTGAACAACTTGATTGTCCCATCGACCGTTGCTCTAGGGATTCCGCTTTATAAGAGTTTTCACTTGATGAAGCACCATGCTCGGAGTATTCTCTTTGGTAGTCTCTTAGCAGTAATTGTCAATACCTCTTTCACGGCCCTTGTAGCAAAGATTTTTGGCATGGACTTTTTCCTAGCCATTTCTCTCTTTCCTAAGTCAGTGACAACCGCTATGGCAGTGGGAATCACAGAAAAATTGCAAGGTCTGACGACCGTGACCTTGGTCGTTGTAGTGGCGACTGGGATTTTAACCAGTGTCATCGGCCCAACCCTTTTGAAGTGGTTGAAAATTGATGACCCAGTAGCGGTTGGACTAGCCCTTGGAGGAACAGGCCACGCTGTCGGAACAGGCACAGCCTTCCGATACGGTTCTGTAGCAGGAGCCATGGGGGGCTTGGCTATCGGTGTTACCGGTATTCTCTATGTCTTTGTCAGCCCTATCGTAGCCAGTTTGATATTGAGTTAA
- a CDS encoding ABC transporter ATP-binding protein, translating to MSLLAFENVSKSYGATPALENVSLDIPAGKIVGLLGPNGSGKTTLIKLINGLLQPETGRILINGMEPSPATKAIVSYLPDTTYLNEQMKIKEALTYFKTFYQDFNLERAQSLLHDLGIDENSRFKKLSKGNKEKVQLILVMSRDARLYVLDEPIGGVDPAARDYILNTIINNYSPTSTVLISTHLISDIEPILDEIVFLKDGKVVRQGNVDDIRYESGESIDQLFRQEFKA from the coding sequence ATGTCATTACTAGCATTTGAAAATGTATCCAAATCTTATGGAGCAACACCAGCCTTGGAAAATGTTTCTCTTGACATCCCAGCTGGAAAAATTGTTGGTCTCCTTGGACCAAACGGTTCAGGAAAAACAACCTTGATTAAACTAATCAATGGCCTCTTGCAACCAGAGACAGGCCGTATCCTTATCAATGGTATGGAACCAAGCCCAGCAACTAAAGCAATTGTTTCTTATCTACCTGATACGACCTATCTAAACGAACAGATGAAGATCAAGGAAGCTCTCACTTATTTCAAGACCTTCTACCAAGATTTTAATCTGGAACGTGCTCAAAGTCTTCTTCATGACCTTGGTATTGATGAAAATAGCCGTTTCAAAAAACTCTCAAAAGGGAACAAAGAAAAGGTACAACTGATTTTGGTTATGAGTCGCGATGCTCGTCTATATGTGCTTGATGAACCAATCGGGGGGGTAGACCCCGCAGCTCGTGACTATATCTTGAACACCATCATCAACAACTACTCGCCAACTTCGACTGTCTTGATTTCAACCCACTTGATTTCAGACATTGAACCAATCTTGGATGAGATTGTCTTCCTCAAGGATGGAAAAGTCGTCCGTCAAGGAAATGTAGATGATATTCGCTATGAGTCAGGTGAATCCATCGACCAACTCTTCCGTCAGGAATTTAAGGCCTAA
- a CDS encoding GntR family transcriptional regulator: MSWTFDNNKPIYLQIMEKIKLQIVSHTLEPNQQLPTVRELASEAGVNPNTIQRALSDLEREGFVYSKRTTGRFVTEDRELIAQSRKQLSEEELEHFVSSMTHFGYEKEELPGVVGDYIKGV; this comes from the coding sequence ATGTCTTGGACATTTGATAACAATAAACCCATTTATTTGCAGATTATGGAGAAAATCAAGCTTCAGATTGTTTCCCACACACTGGAACCCAATCAACAACTTCCAACCGTGAGAGAGCTAGCTAGCGAGGCCGGCGTCAATCCCAACACCATCCAAAGAGCCTTGTCAGACCTTGAACGAGAAGGATTTGTCTACAGCAAGCGAACAACTGGACGGTTTGTAACTGAGGATAGGGAACTGATCGCCCAATCGCGCAAACAATTATCAGAAGAAGAACTGGAACACTTCGTTTCCTCCATGACCCATTTTGGCTATGAAAAAGAAGAACTACCAGGCGTAGTCGGCGATTATATTAAAGGAGTTTAA
- the nrdR gene encoding transcriptional regulator NrdR, protein MRCPKCGATKSSVIDSRQAEEGNTIRRRRECDECQHRFTTYERVEERTLVVVKKDGTREQFSRDKIFNGIIRSAQKRPVSSDEINMVVNRIEQKLRGRNENEIQSEDIGSLVMEELAELDEITYVRFASVYRSFKDVSELESLLQQITQSSKKKKER, encoded by the coding sequence ATGCGTTGTCCAAAATGTGGGGCTACCAAGTCAAGTGTTATCGATAGTCGCCAAGCAGAAGAAGGGAACACCATTCGTAGAAGACGTGAGTGCGATGAATGCCAGCACCGTTTTACAACCTACGAACGGGTAGAAGAACGAACCTTAGTGGTTGTTAAAAAAGATGGCACACGGGAACAGTTCTCCAGAGATAAAATCTTTAATGGAATTATCCGCTCAGCTCAGAAACGTCCTGTGTCAAGTGATGAAATCAACATGGTAGTCAATCGTATCGAACAGAAACTCCGTGGTCGAAATGAAAATGAAATTCAAAGTGAGGATATTGGTTCACTCGTCATGGAGGAATTGGCTGAATTGGATGAGATTACCTATGTACGTTTTGCCAGTGTCTATCGTAGTTTTAAGGATGTCAGTGAGTTAGAGAGCTTGCTCCAACAAATCACCCAGTCCTCTAAAAAGAAAAAGGAAAGATAA
- a CDS encoding DnaD domain protein: MKPIDRFSYLKNNRVSQDTSSLVQCYLPIIGQEALSLYLYTISFWDNGRKEYLFSSILNHLNFGMDRLIKSLKILSAFNLLTLYQNGDTYQLALHAPLSSQDFLEHPVYRRLLEKKIGDAAVEDLGVESADGQEIPVSLNQVFPDLAELGSQEDHSLKKKVANDFDLDHFRQLMARDGLRFADEQSDVLNIFAIAEEKKWTWFETYQLAKSTAVSQVISTRRMREKIAQKPVSSDFSPKEATIIKEAKSKTALQFLAEIKQTRKGTITQTERELLQQMAGLGLLDEVINVILLLTFNKVDSANINEKYAMKVANDYAYQKIHSAEEAVLRIRERGQKAKTQKQNQIAPAKTNVPKWSNPEYKNTSSAEELEEMERQTLELLAKLDNGGD, from the coding sequence ATGAAGCCGATTGACCGTTTTTCTTATCTAAAGAATAATCGGGTGTCGCAAGATACCTCATCTCTGGTACAGTGCTACCTCCCGATTATCGGTCAGGAGGCACTGAGCCTTTATCTTTATACGATTAGTTTTTGGGATAATGGTAGAAAGGAATATCTTTTTTCAAGCATTCTTAACCATCTCAACTTTGGGATGGATAGACTGATAAAATCCCTGAAAATCCTATCTGCTTTTAATCTCTTAACCCTCTATCAAAATGGGGATACCTATCAGCTAGCCCTCCATGCTCCTCTTTCAAGTCAGGATTTCTTGGAACATCCTGTTTATCGTAGACTCTTGGAGAAAAAAATTGGTGATGCAGCTGTGGAGGATTTGGGAGTTGAAAGTGCTGATGGTCAAGAAATACCTGTCTCACTTAATCAAGTCTTTCCAGACTTGGCAGAACTGGGAAGTCAAGAAGACCATAGTCTCAAGAAGAAAGTGGCCAACGATTTTGACTTGGACCATTTTCGTCAGCTTATGGCTCGAGATGGGCTTCGCTTTGCGGATGAGCAATCCGATGTCTTAAACATCTTTGCCATTGCCGAGGAGAAGAAATGGACTTGGTTTGAAACCTATCAATTGGCCAAGTCAACAGCTGTTTCCCAGGTTATTTCAACCAGACGCATGCGGGAAAAAATTGCTCAAAAACCTGTTTCCTCTGACTTTAGTCCTAAGGAAGCAACCATTATCAAGGAAGCCAAAAGTAAAACGGCCTTGCAGTTCTTGGCAGAAATCAAGCAAACACGTAAGGGGACCATTACCCAAACAGAAAGAGAACTTTTGCAACAGATGGCTGGCTTGGGCTTGCTGGATGAAGTCATCAATGTTATCTTGCTCCTGACCTTTAATAAGGTGGATTCGGCCAATATCAATGAAAAATACGCCATGAAGGTAGCCAATGACTACGCCTATCAAAAGATTCATTCGGCAGAAGAGGCAGTTCTTCGGATCCGTGAGCGAGGGCAGAAAGCAAAAACACAAAAACAGAATCAGATTGCCCCAGCAAAAACCAATGTTCCTAAATGGAGTAATCCTGAATATAAAAATACGTCATCCGCTGAGGAATTAGAAGAAATGGAACGCCAAACCCTAGAATTATTAGCAAAATTAGATAACGGAGGTGATTAG
- the dnaI gene encoding primosomal protein DnaI, with protein MESVGDVLKRQPSRFHYQDLVQKIMKDPDVAAFIQQESLKQDELSRSISKFNQYITERDKFLRGDTDYIAKGYKPILVMNHGYADVSYEETPELIAAEKEAAIKKRLNLINFPSSLKNVSFLDVYRDDVQRLTVLKRMIEFVNDYPNNLKGLYLYGDFGVGKSFMVAALAHDLSEKRGVSSTLLHYPSFVIDVKNAIGDGNVKTLVDEIKLAEVLILDDIGAEQSTAWVRDEILQVILQYRMQENLPTFFTSNFNFEDLEKHFAKGKHGNDETWEARRVMERIRYLAEETRLEGVNRR; from the coding sequence ATGGAAAGTGTCGGAGATGTACTCAAACGTCAACCAAGTCGTTTTCACTATCAAGATTTGGTCCAGAAAATCATGAAGGATCCTGATGTTGCGGCCTTTATCCAGCAAGAATCCCTCAAACAGGACGAGTTGAGCCGTAGTATTTCCAAGTTTAACCAATACATCACTGAGAGAGATAAATTCCTCCGAGGAGATACAGATTATATTGCCAAAGGCTACAAGCCTATACTAGTCATGAACCATGGCTATGCGGATGTTTCTTATGAAGAAACTCCTGAACTAATCGCAGCTGAAAAAGAAGCAGCTATCAAGAAACGTCTCAACTTAATTAATTTTCCATCTAGTCTGAAAAATGTTAGTTTTTTAGATGTTTATCGTGATGATGTTCAGCGTTTAACTGTTCTAAAAAGAATGATAGAATTTGTTAACGATTACCCCAATAATTTGAAAGGTCTTTACTTGTATGGAGACTTTGGTGTGGGTAAAAGTTTCATGGTAGCTGCCCTAGCCCATGATTTGTCAGAAAAACGTGGTGTTTCATCAACGCTCCTCCACTATCCGAGCTTTGTCATCGATGTCAAAAATGCCATTGGTGATGGCAATGTTAAGACCTTGGTGGATGAAATTAAGCTTGCTGAAGTCCTGATTTTGGATGATATTGGTGCCGAGCAATCAACAGCTTGGGTGCGTGATGAAATCCTGCAAGTCATTCTTCAATATCGAATGCAGGAAAATTTACCGACCTTTTTCACCTCCAACTTCAACTTTGAAGATTTGGAGAAGCATTTCGCTAAAGGGAAACATGGAAATGACGAAACCTGGGAAGCCAGACGCGTCATGGAACGCATCCGTTATTTGGCTGAGGAGACTCGTTTAGAAGGAGTAAACCGTCGATGA
- a CDS encoding NADPH-dependent oxidoreductase, producing MTETIKLMKAHTSVRRFKEQEIPQEDLNEILTAAQMASSWKIFQSYSVIVVRSQEKKEALFELVPQEAIRQSAAFLLFVGDLNRAEKGARLHTDIFQPQGVEGLLITSVDAALAGQNTLLAAESLGYGGVIIGLVRYKSVELAELFKLPDYTYPVFGMALGVPNQQHDVKPRLPLENVVFEEEYQEQSTEAIEAYDRVQTEYAGARATTTWSQRLAEQFGNPEPSSTRENLEQKKLL from the coding sequence ATGACAGAAACTATTAAACTGATGAAGGCTCACACTTCAGTGCGCAGATTTAAAGAGCAAGAGATTCCTCAAGAGGACTTGAATGAGATCTTGACAGCTGCCCAGATGGCGTCGTCTTGGAAGATTTTTCAATCTTACTCTGTGATTGTGGTACGAAGTCAAGAAAAGAAGGAAGCCTTATTTGAGCTAGTGCCTCAGGAAGCTATTCGCCAGTCTGCAGCCTTTCTGCTCTTTGTTGGTGACCTAAACCGTGCAGAAAAAGGGGCCCGTCTCCATACGGATATTTTTCAACCTCAAGGGGTGGAAGGACTTCTCATTACTTCAGTAGATGCTGCGCTTGCTGGGCAAAATACCTTGCTTGCGGCAGAAAGCCTAGGTTATGGCGGAGTGATTATCGGTTTGGTGCGTTACAAGTCTGTTGAGTTAGCAGAATTATTTAAGCTTCCTGACTATACCTATCCAGTCTTTGGGATGGCACTCGGTGTGCCAAATCAACAGCATGATGTGAAACCAAGACTGCCACTAGAGAATGTTGTCTTTGAGGAAGAATATCAAGAACAGTCAACTGAGGCTATTGAAGCCTATGACCGTGTACAGACTGAATATGCAGGTGCGCGTGCGACTACCACTTGGAGTCAACGTTTGGCAGAGCAATTCGGCAATCCAGAACCAAGCTCGACTCGAGAAAATCTTGAGCAGAAGAAGTTATTGTAG
- the der gene encoding ribosome biogenesis GTPase Der, which yields MALPTVAIVGRPNVGKSTLFNRIAGERISIVEDIEGVTRDRIYATGEWLNRSFSMIDTGGIDDVDAPFMEQIKHQAEIAMEEADVIVFVVSGKEGITDADEYVARKLYKTHKPVILAVNKVDNPEMRNDIYDFYALGLGEPLPISSVHGIGTGDVLDAIVENLPNEYEEENPDVIKFSLIGRPNVGKSSLINAILGEDRVIASPVAGTTRDAIDTHFTDTDGQEFTMIDTAGMRKSGKVYENTEKYSVMRAMRAIDRSDVVLMVINAEEGIREYDKRIAGFAHEAGKGMIIVVNKWDTLEKDNHTMKNWEEDIREQFQYLPYAPIIFVSALTKQRLHKLPEMIKQISESQNTRIPSAVLNDVIMDAIAINPTPTDKGKRLKIFYATQVATKPPTFVIFVNEEELMHFSYLRFLENQIRKAFVFEGTPIHLIARKRK from the coding sequence ATGGCCTTACCAACTGTTGCCATTGTGGGACGTCCCAATGTTGGGAAATCAACCCTATTTAACCGTATCGCGGGAGAACGCATCTCAATCGTAGAAGATATTGAAGGTGTAACGCGAGATCGTATCTATGCCACAGGTGAGTGGCTCAATCGTTCTTTTAGTATGATTGATACTGGGGGAATCGATGATGTCGATGCACCTTTCATGGAACAAATCAAACACCAGGCAGAAATTGCCATGGAAGAAGCAGATGTTATCGTCTTTGTCGTGTCTGGAAAAGAAGGAATTACAGATGCAGATGAATACGTTGCCCGTAAGCTTTATAAGACCCACAAACCAGTTATCCTCGCAGTTAACAAGGTGGACAACCCTGAGATGCGAAATGATATCTATGATTTCTATGCTCTTGGTTTGGGTGAACCATTGCCTATCTCATCTGTCCATGGTATCGGTACAGGGGATGTACTAGATGCTATCGTAGAAAATCTTCCAAATGAATATGAAGAAGAAAACCCAGATGTGATTAAGTTTAGTTTGATTGGCCGTCCAAACGTTGGAAAATCCAGTTTGATCAATGCTATTTTGGGAGAAGACCGTGTCATTGCAAGTCCCGTTGCTGGAACAACGCGTGACGCCATTGATACCCATTTTACAGATACAGATGGTCAAGAGTTTACCATGATTGATACGGCTGGTATGCGTAAGTCTGGTAAGGTTTATGAAAATACTGAGAAATACTCTGTCATGCGTGCTATGCGTGCTATTGACCGCTCAGATGTGGTCTTAATGGTCATCAATGCGGAAGAAGGCATCCGTGAATACGATAAGCGTATCGCAGGATTTGCCCATGAAGCTGGTAAAGGGATGATTATCGTGGTCAACAAGTGGGATACGCTTGAAAAAGACAACCACACTATGAAAAACTGGGAGGAAGATATCCGTGAGCAGTTCCAATACCTGCCTTACGCACCGATTATCTTTGTATCAGCTTTGACCAAGCAACGCCTCCACAAACTTCCTGAGATGATCAAGCAAATCAGTGAAAGTCAGAATACACGTATTCCATCAGCTGTCTTGAACGATGTCATCATGGATGCCATTGCCATCAACCCAACACCGACAGACAAAGGAAAACGTCTTAAGATTTTCTATGCGACCCAAGTGGCAACCAAACCACCAACCTTTGTCATCTTTGTAAACGAAGAAGAACTCATGCACTTTTCTTACCTGCGTTTCTTGGAAAACCAAATCCGCAAGGCCTTTGTCTTTGAAGGAACACCGATCCATCTCATCGCAAGAAAACGCAAATAA